One Paraglaciecola mesophila genomic region harbors:
- a CDS encoding Gfo/Idh/MocA family protein — protein MSKSIKVLIQGTGFAGQGHAEAFRSVGAEVVGIVGRTQSVVEQVAKDMAIPFAGTDWQQALEQCKPDVVSIATPGGAHEEAITQAIECGCHVFSDKPLTATGESAKKLHELAAAKKVKTAFAASFRYMPDVIYAKRIVAAGAIGEPLEVECISHFNLERDIPFGWSHRKEDGGGRLNNNFTHKLSIVTSIIGEKILSIMGEVRDDLGRAPIVEGVHNFKKRRDFIPDDLNDPELKWGESNVEWSYTVLAKLESELAEKPVSVLFKHGGLHPRFNEDHIVIYGSKGAIYIKGHYGSGPLYFYDANNDWTRLPLPDDIVDNTPQGEGDTERNWRYLIRELVKDIKGEKVAPYQTFKEGAQYQQLIDIIRKNDNWVDVSHLQ, from the coding sequence ATGAGTAAAAGTATAAAAGTATTGATTCAAGGCACAGGTTTCGCTGGGCAAGGACACGCAGAGGCATTTAGGTCTGTGGGAGCAGAAGTGGTTGGCATCGTTGGCAGAACACAAAGCGTGGTAGAGCAAGTTGCCAAAGATATGGCAATACCGTTTGCCGGTACAGATTGGCAACAAGCGCTAGAGCAATGCAAGCCTGATGTGGTGTCGATAGCCACTCCTGGCGGTGCCCATGAAGAGGCGATTACCCAAGCCATAGAATGTGGATGCCATGTATTTAGTGATAAGCCATTAACCGCTACTGGCGAGTCAGCTAAAAAGTTGCACGAACTAGCCGCTGCTAAAAAGGTAAAAACCGCCTTCGCTGCCAGTTTTAGGTATATGCCTGACGTGATTTACGCTAAGCGTATTGTGGCAGCGGGAGCCATTGGTGAGCCACTAGAAGTGGAATGCATATCGCACTTTAACTTAGAGCGAGATATCCCGTTTGGTTGGTCACATCGCAAAGAAGACGGTGGTGGGCGCCTAAACAACAACTTCACTCACAAGTTGTCGATCGTCACCTCGATTATCGGAGAGAAGATTCTGTCGATTATGGGGGAAGTTCGGGATGATCTAGGTCGAGCGCCGATAGTGGAGGGTGTGCACAACTTCAAAAAGCGCCGGGACTTTATTCCTGATGATCTCAATGACCCAGAACTAAAATGGGGAGAATCAAATGTGGAATGGTCATATACCGTATTGGCAAAATTAGAATCCGAGTTGGCTGAAAAGCCGGTGTCAGTGTTGTTTAAACATGGCGGCTTGCATCCACGTTTTAATGAAGATCATATTGTTATTTACGGCAGTAAGGGCGCTATTTACATCAAAGGGCATTATGGCAGTGGCCCCTTGTATTTTTATGATGCCAATAACGATTGGACCAGGCTGCCATTGCCGGATGATATTGTGGACAACACACCTCAGGGGGAAGGCGACACCGAGCGCAACTGGCGTTACCTTATTCGTGAGTTGGTTAAGGATATTAAAGGGGAGAAAGTCGCACCATATCAGACCTTTAAAGAAGGTGCTCAATATCAGCAACTAATTGATATTATTCGCAAAAATGATAATTGGGTGGACGTTAGTCACCTTCAATAA
- the manD gene encoding D-mannonate dehydratase ManD, with amino-acid sequence MKITQVKVVVCSPGRNFVTVKVVTDEGIYGLGDATLNGREMAVVAYLEEHVAPCLIGRNAHDIEDIWQYLYKGVYWRKGAVNMAAIAAIDMALWDIKGKAANMPVYQLLGGRSRRGVTLYAHASGETIEDTLDKTAEHIAQGFKAVRLQCAVPGLNVTYGVLGDKADYFELQGSRPLPPEEDWSTQKYFNMVVDLFKQARERFGNDVHLLHDVHSRLTPIESARLGKLLEPYNLLFLEDASIAENQDSYKVIRQHTTTPLAIGETYNTIWDCKDLIQNQLIDYIRVAATHAGGITPLRRIADFASVYNVKTAPHGAPDLSPVCFAAHMHLNLWAPNFGIQEFVGFGNEHSKRIFKHSVEVKDGLANVSEAPGLGIEFDEEAAKEYPYKRSYLPVSRLEDGTVWNW; translated from the coding sequence TTGAAAATTACTCAAGTAAAAGTCGTTGTGTGTAGTCCTGGTAGAAACTTTGTCACCGTGAAGGTGGTGACTGATGAAGGTATCTACGGGCTTGGTGATGCGACCTTAAATGGCCGTGAAATGGCGGTCGTTGCTTATCTAGAAGAGCATGTCGCGCCGTGCTTAATTGGCCGAAATGCTCATGATATCGAAGATATTTGGCAATATTTATATAAGGGAGTGTACTGGCGCAAAGGAGCGGTAAACATGGCCGCTATCGCTGCGATTGATATGGCCCTGTGGGACATAAAAGGCAAAGCCGCCAATATGCCTGTGTATCAATTACTAGGTGGCAGAAGCCGACGGGGCGTAACCCTATACGCTCACGCCAGTGGTGAAACCATAGAAGATACTCTAGATAAAACCGCTGAGCATATCGCTCAAGGTTTTAAGGCTGTGCGTTTGCAATGCGCCGTGCCCGGTTTAAACGTGACTTACGGCGTGCTTGGTGACAAAGCTGATTATTTTGAGTTGCAGGGCAGCCGACCGTTGCCGCCAGAAGAAGACTGGTCAACCCAAAAGTACTTCAACATGGTGGTGGATTTATTCAAGCAAGCCAGAGAGCGCTTCGGTAATGACGTGCACCTGCTTCATGATGTACACAGCCGCTTAACACCTATCGAGTCAGCCCGTTTAGGCAAGCTGCTGGAGCCGTACAATTTACTGTTTTTGGAAGATGCGTCTATCGCTGAAAACCAAGACAGCTACAAGGTGATCCGCCAGCATACCACCACGCCGTTGGCCATAGGTGAAACCTACAACACCATATGGGACTGCAAGGATCTTATTCAAAATCAGCTCATTGATTACATTCGCGTGGCGGCCACCCACGCCGGAGGCATTACCCCTTTGCGGCGTATTGCTGACTTTGCCAGTGTGTATAACGTGAAAACCGCGCCACACGGTGCGCCGGATCTTTCCCCTGTGTGCTTTGCTGCCCACATGCATTTAAATTTATGGGCGCCTAATTTCGGTATTCAAGAGTTCGTGGGGTTCGGTAATGAGCATTCCAAGCGCATATTTAAGCACAGCGTTGAAGTGAAAGATGGCTTAGCCAATGTCAGTGAAGCGCCTGGTTTGGGTATCGAGTTTGATGAAGAAGCCGCGAAGGAATACCCCTATAAACGTTCTTATTTACCTGTGAGTCGCTTAGAAGATGGCACTGTGTGGAACTGGTAA
- a CDS encoding TolC family protein, with translation MRHALISSLLIVTLGLCKPSAAFTLHDYLSLVANNHPEILAIDATTGQYQADIQYADGAYDAKLEHNSFSRVAGYYDGLQAAQKFSKPIEAYNAEIFSEYRISDGDFPVYEQEYETLSGGEASVGVKMSLLQGRETDKKRTAMASARLKYKMWNEEAKLAQSEFYYSAILAYLDWAEAVSYYQKIEQLVTVSLSRQAGIKTRVAEGDIAEIELLEFETRLLERQSALLAAERKVQGNLQKLRYYTHGSRLPQDQALQPNSASQISWPLSFSEAIQTTGLTNHPALAAKAHEMQVLKQKMRLAEVALLPKLDIEAKLARDIGSGPTSLQDTEAKIGLYFSVPFERTQAKAKKSRTQFEIHALEQKTNALQQSIDAKLQERHVNLSYAKRLHKMQEQQVVLSRKLFEQEQRQFEFGSSDFFMLNNREADAFQAELKALTARINVFREALAILKINAVLDHVFIQKTLSANALNNANQTLFGAMP, from the coding sequence ATGCGCCACGCACTCATTTCTAGCTTGCTCATTGTTACCTTAGGGCTCTGTAAACCCTCGGCTGCATTCACCTTGCACGATTATTTGTCATTGGTTGCCAACAACCACCCGGAAATTCTGGCGATTGATGCCACCACGGGCCAATACCAAGCAGATATTCAATACGCAGATGGTGCCTATGACGCCAAGCTAGAACACAATAGCTTTTCCCGGGTGGCCGGATATTACGACGGACTACAGGCTGCGCAAAAATTTTCTAAACCGATTGAAGCCTACAACGCAGAAATTTTCTCAGAATACCGCATCTCTGACGGCGACTTCCCCGTATACGAGCAAGAGTACGAAACCTTATCTGGTGGCGAAGCCTCAGTAGGCGTGAAAATGTCTTTATTACAGGGCCGAGAAACCGATAAAAAACGCACCGCCATGGCCAGTGCCCGCCTCAAATATAAAATGTGGAATGAAGAAGCAAAACTTGCCCAAAGCGAATTCTATTATTCAGCCATCTTAGCCTACTTAGACTGGGCAGAAGCCGTAAGTTATTACCAAAAAATCGAACAACTCGTGACAGTCAGCCTTAGTCGCCAAGCGGGCATAAAAACACGCGTAGCTGAAGGGGATATAGCTGAAATTGAGTTATTAGAATTTGAAACCAGATTATTGGAGCGCCAATCTGCGCTGCTTGCCGCGGAGCGCAAGGTACAAGGCAACTTACAAAAATTGCGCTATTACACGCACGGCAGCCGCCTCCCGCAAGACCAAGCATTGCAACCTAACAGCGCATCGCAAATAAGCTGGCCGTTGTCGTTTAGTGAAGCCATTCAAACCACCGGTTTGACCAATCACCCTGCTTTAGCCGCTAAAGCCCACGAAATGCAAGTCCTTAAGCAAAAAATGCGCTTAGCAGAGGTTGCCCTACTCCCTAAACTCGACATCGAAGCAAAACTCGCCCGAGACATAGGTTCAGGCCCAACATCGCTTCAAGACACAGAAGCCAAAATAGGCCTTTATTTTTCAGTGCCTTTTGAACGCACACAAGCCAAAGCTAAAAAGAGCAGAACACAGTTTGAAATACATGCCCTTGAGCAGAAAACTAATGCTCTGCAACAGTCGATTGATGCCAAATTACAAGAACGCCACGTCAACTTGTCTTACGCTAAACGGTTACACAAGATGCAAGAACAACAGGTCGTGTTATCCCGCAAGCTGTTTGAGCAAGAGCAACGTCAATTCGAATTCGGCTCAAGCGACTTCTTTATGCTAAACAATCGCGAGGCAGACGCCTTTCAAGCCGAATTAAAAGCCCTTACCGCACGAATCAATGTATTTCGCGAAGCACTGGCAATCTTAAAAATAAACGCAGTACTCGACCACGTATTTATTCAAAAAACCCTTTCCGCCAATGCGTTAAATAACGCCAACCAAACGCTTTTTGGGGCTATGCCTTAG
- a CDS encoding DUF2798 domain-containing protein — MSKTLKKILLVAAMVTLVGGTFTGIMTYSNIGFGDAFARQWALSFVQAVCVIFPTSVVVMWVMHKVVETLFVRLSSLHKNLIFGFGMALSMEAIMALSTTYRNIGLGDLQQFSQAFLASYFMVLPVALVFSPIVTLLLKPKMEAFLAS; from the coding sequence ATGTCAAAAACCTTAAAGAAAATTTTGCTGGTGGCCGCTATGGTCACGCTTGTTGGTGGTACTTTCACCGGTATTATGACTTATTCGAATATCGGCTTTGGCGATGCGTTTGCTCGCCAATGGGCGCTTTCGTTTGTGCAGGCTGTGTGCGTTATTTTCCCTACCAGTGTGGTGGTGATGTGGGTAATGCATAAAGTGGTTGAAACGTTATTCGTACGCCTATCAAGTTTACATAAAAACTTGATTTTCGGCTTTGGCATGGCGCTGAGTATGGAAGCCATCATGGCGCTTAGCACCACCTATCGTAATATTGGCTTAGGCGACCTGCAGCAGTTTAGCCAGGCCTTTCTGGCGAGTTATTTTATGGTGTTACCGGTCGCTTTGGTGTTTTCACCCATTGTGACCTTGCTATTAAAACCAAAAATGGAAGCGTTTCTGGCAAGCTAA
- a CDS encoding sodium:solute symporter family protein — translation MFYEYLVIAGYFILILGIGFAFKNMAKNSTSDYFRGGGRMLWWMVGSTAFMAQFSAWTFTGAAGKAYTDGFAISLVFFANTFAYFCGWAYFSARFRQMRVDTPTEGIKRRFGSQNEQFFSWALIVFSFINAGVWLNALGVFASAVFEADITLTIIVTGLTVVFVSVLSGAWGVVASDFVQTLIVAVISVACAIVALVMVGGPVALVQNFPTDFVMGPDMNYGVILVGTFIFFLAKQMITIMNMHDAFRFLNAKDSDNARKAALLAMVLMGVGSIVWFIPPWASAILYPDAAASYPELGNKAADAVYLVFTRNAMPIGTVGLLLAGLFAATMSSMDSALNKNAGIFVRSIYQPLLLKKNKNVSDKQLLNVSRWVSFISGVLVIVVALFFKSLKELSLFELMMSVSVMVQVPLLVPLIFGLFIKKTPNWAPWATVIIGMCVSWLTANVLTPEVFANWIGLEQGLTRRESIDVNLMITIAGHLVITAGFFCLTSLLYKEERDEHKAGTDRFFRDLETPVIADFEQDEYDKQQRHKLGSMVMYMGSGVFVMMLIPNPMWGRLVFGLCAITILLMGYLLRNSAKSKSTRLKSAQAETSERGQSQASERFNPEEGR, via the coding sequence ATGTTTTATGAATACTTGGTTATCGCGGGTTATTTCATACTGATTTTAGGCATCGGCTTTGCCTTTAAAAATATGGCGAAAAACTCCACCAGTGATTACTTTCGTGGTGGTGGCCGCATGTTGTGGTGGATGGTTGGGTCAACCGCGTTTATGGCTCAATTTTCCGCTTGGACCTTTACCGGGGCTGCCGGTAAAGCCTACACAGATGGCTTTGCGATTAGTTTGGTGTTCTTTGCCAATACGTTTGCTTACTTCTGTGGTTGGGCTTATTTCTCAGCACGGTTTCGTCAGATGCGGGTTGATACCCCAACCGAGGGGATTAAACGGCGTTTTGGTAGCCAGAATGAGCAGTTTTTCTCATGGGCGTTGATCGTTTTTAGCTTTATCAATGCTGGTGTTTGGCTGAACGCCCTAGGGGTATTTGCCAGTGCGGTATTTGAGGCTGACATTACCCTAACCATTATCGTGACAGGGCTTACCGTGGTGTTTGTTTCTGTGTTATCTGGCGCTTGGGGCGTGGTGGCTTCTGACTTTGTGCAAACCCTTATTGTGGCGGTCATATCCGTCGCGTGTGCCATTGTCGCGCTAGTGATGGTAGGCGGCCCAGTAGCGTTGGTGCAAAACTTCCCTACGGATTTTGTCATGGGCCCAGACATGAATTACGGAGTAATTTTAGTCGGCACGTTCATCTTCTTTTTAGCTAAGCAAATGATCACCATCATGAATATGCATGATGCGTTTCGGTTCTTAAACGCCAAAGACTCCGACAATGCGCGCAAGGCTGCACTGCTGGCCATGGTGCTGATGGGCGTGGGGAGTATCGTGTGGTTTATACCGCCTTGGGCGTCTGCCATTTTATACCCTGACGCGGCGGCATCTTATCCTGAGTTAGGTAACAAAGCTGCCGACGCCGTGTACTTGGTGTTTACGCGCAATGCCATGCCGATTGGAACGGTGGGTTTGTTATTAGCTGGGCTATTCGCAGCGACCATGTCATCCATGGATTCAGCGCTAAATAAAAACGCCGGTATTTTTGTGCGCAGTATTTATCAGCCTTTGCTACTTAAAAAGAACAAGAACGTAAGCGATAAGCAGTTGCTTAACGTTAGCCGCTGGGTGAGCTTTATCAGCGGAGTGTTAGTTATTGTGGTGGCCTTGTTCTTTAAGTCACTGAAAGAGCTCAGCTTGTTTGAGTTGATGATGAGCGTCTCTGTGATGGTGCAGGTCCCTTTACTTGTACCGCTGATATTTGGCTTGTTTATCAAGAAAACCCCCAACTGGGCACCTTGGGCGACGGTGATAATAGGTATGTGTGTCTCTTGGTTGACCGCGAATGTACTTACTCCAGAGGTCTTTGCTAATTGGATAGGGTTAGAGCAGGGGCTCACGCGGCGGGAGTCAATTGACGTGAACTTGATGATTACCATCGCCGGGCACTTAGTGATTACCGCAGGCTTCTTCTGTTTAACCTCATTGCTCTACAAAGAAGAGCGAGATGAGCACAAAGCCGGTACAGATCGCTTTTTCAGGGATCTTGAAACCCCAGTGATCGCCGATTTTGAGCAAGATGAATATGACAAACAACAGCGCCATAAATTGGGCTCAATGGTGATGTATATGGGCTCGGGAGTATTTGTGATGATGCTCATACCCAACCCGATGTGGGGGCGTTTGGTTTTTGGTTTATGTGCTATCACCATATTATTAATGGGATATTTGCTTAGAAACAGTGCCAAATCCAAAAGTACACGCCTGAAAAGTGCTCAAGCAGAAACGTCCGAGCGCGGACAGAGTCAAGCCAGCGAGCGTTTCAATCCAGAAGAAGGGCGTTAA